From a region of the Mycolicibacterium sp. MU0050 genome:
- a CDS encoding nuclear transport factor 2 family protein: MTRTPAQLATQMVEAFGKPDDIVAVLADDVTWWITPTIPPEIMQSVSTGKEVIRGNMQRVFSNLYNGETMQTTVHSAYGEGNLGTVRFTLSGEFTNGGKYANEYCVCVETRGDEIIKVWEYVDAAHAVIQAQAAGIEITPAGAP, encoded by the coding sequence ATGACCCGCACCCCCGCACAACTGGCCACCCAAATGGTCGAGGCCTTCGGAAAACCCGACGACATCGTCGCCGTGCTCGCCGACGACGTGACGTGGTGGATCACCCCGACCATCCCACCGGAGATCATGCAGAGCGTCAGCACCGGAAAAGAGGTCATCCGCGGCAACATGCAGCGAGTCTTCAGCAACCTCTACAACGGCGAGACCATGCAGACCACCGTGCACAGTGCCTATGGGGAAGGCAATCTCGGCACCGTGCGGTTCACCCTGAGCGGCGAGTTCACCAACGGTGGCAAGTACGCGAATGAATACTGCGTATGCGTCGAGACCCGCGGTGACGAGATCATCAAGGTGTGGGAGTACGTCGACGCGGCTCACGCTGTCATCCAAGCGCAGGCCGCAGGCATCGAGATCACGCCGGCCGGGGCACCTTGA